A DNA window from Syntrophorhabdaceae bacterium contains the following coding sequences:
- a CDS encoding uroporphyrinogen-III synthase — RDHASTVAFITGHEDEKKTASTIRWHELANGPETLVFLMGIKNLNIIARRLIREGKDPDTPACIIQSGTLPTQKVVTGPLKLIDSLVKNADIKPPGIIIVGSVVSLRDKLAWFEKRSLFGKKVAVTRAPRQSIRLGRLLTERGAQVIHVPTIEILDIKPNTRLLKAINSLQSYYCIIFTSVNAVSVFFDTLYKKGKDIRSLHGIKVIPIGDATASLLSAKGVIPDHMPGQFTSEGIIETLGQLTVKGNRFLLPRAAEARDVIVQFIRTHGGACDVVPVYRTHLPEKIQPLDEKPDIVTFTSSSTATNFIKLYGKTTLKGVIIASIGPVTTKTLEAHGLRISIEAKRYDIPGLVEAIEKYFAGGHIG; from the coding sequence CCGGGATCATGCGTCAACGGTAGCATTTATTACAGGCCACGAGGACGAGAAGAAAACAGCCTCTACGATCAGGTGGCATGAATTGGCCAATGGCCCTGAGACCCTCGTATTCCTCATGGGCATCAAAAACCTTAATATCATCGCCAGGCGCTTGATCAGAGAAGGCAAGGATCCCGACACACCTGCGTGTATTATACAGTCAGGCACGCTGCCGACGCAGAAGGTCGTAACAGGACCGTTGAAGCTGATCGATTCACTGGTAAAAAACGCCGATATCAAACCCCCCGGCATCATTATCGTCGGCAGCGTCGTAAGCCTCAGGGACAAGCTTGCGTGGTTTGAAAAAAGGTCCTTATTCGGAAAGAAGGTTGCTGTCACACGGGCGCCCCGCCAATCGATAAGGCTGGGACGACTGCTCACCGAAAGGGGTGCACAGGTGATCCATGTACCGACGATAGAGATACTGGACATCAAACCAAATACACGGCTATTGAAGGCAATCAATTCTCTGCAATCGTATTACTGCATCATCTTTACGAGCGTCAACGCCGTATCGGTCTTCTTTGATACACTCTATAAAAAAGGAAAAGACATCAGGTCTCTCCACGGCATCAAGGTCATCCCCATTGGTGATGCAACTGCATCGCTTCTCTCTGCAAAGGGGGTCATCCCCGATCACATGCCAGGTCAGTTTACCTCTGAAGGGATTATAGAGACCCTCGGTCAGCTTACAGTAAAGGGGAACAGGTTCCTTTTGCCGAGGGCGGCAGAGGCCCGTGATGTTATCGTTCAATTCATCAGAACACACGGCGGCGCCTGTGATGTTGTACCTGTGTATAGAACCCATCTCCCGGAAAAGATACAACCACTCGATGAAAAACCGGATATCGTCACATTCACAAGCTCATCAACGGCCACCAATTTTATCAAGCTTTATGGCAAGACCACTTTGAAAGGCGTGATCATCGCTTCTATCGGTCCTGTTACGACAAAAACACTCGAGGCACATGGTCTCCGGATATCCATAGAGGCAAAAAGATATGACATACCGGGACTCGTCGAGGCCATAGAAAAATATTTTGCGGGAGGTCACATTGGATAG